From the Phycisphaerae bacterium genome, one window contains:
- a CDS encoding DUF2089 family protein has protein sequence MGSYETEPHPLTRLDSSDLDFVLQLVLASGSLKDVAAAYGVSYPTIRGRLDRLIARVRQVLAGKAADVMAETLADLVERGEVTTSAARSILDLHRRAIQATKEHNNERTVV, from the coding sequence ATGGGATCGTATGAAACCGAGCCACATCCCCTGACGAGATTAGATAGTAGCGACCTCGACTTTGTCCTTCAGTTGGTTCTGGCCTCCGGTTCTTTGAAGGACGTGGCGGCCGCCTACGGCGTCAGTTATCCGACAATCAGGGGGCGGCTGGACCGGTTGATTGCCCGCGTCAGGCAAGTGCTGGCAGGCAAGGCGGCGGACGTCATGGCCGAAACGCTGGCGGATCTCGTTGAACGGGGGGAAGTAACCACGTCAGCAGCAAGGTCCATACTCGATTTGCACAGACGTGCAATCCAGGCAACTAAGGAGCACAACAATGAGCGAACCGTGGTTTGA
- a CDS encoding antitoxin family protein — MKNVTQTIYVNGVLKPLEPLPLQEHQRVWLTVQPMNGKSSSSRAEAIERLRSGIARMGFNSGGEPPTRDELHDRS; from the coding sequence GTGAAGAACGTTACTCAAACCATATACGTGAACGGGGTACTCAAGCCCCTTGAACCGTTGCCCCTGCAGGAGCACCAGCGGGTATGGCTGACTGTCCAGCCCATGAACGGCAAGTCATCGTCATCACGTGCCGAGGCGATCGAACGTCTGCGCAGCGGCATCGCTCGAATGGGCTTCAACTCCGGCGGCGAGCCGCCAACTCGTGACGAACTGCATGATCGCTCTTGA
- the groL gene encoding chaperonin GroEL (60 kDa chaperone family; promotes refolding of misfolded polypeptides especially under stressful conditions; forms two stacked rings of heptamers to form a barrel-shaped 14mer; ends can be capped by GroES; misfolded proteins enter the barrel where they are refolded when GroES binds), giving the protein MAAKQLAFDDEARASLLAGVEKLSRAVKSTLGPRGRNAVLDKGWGSPTVTKDGVTVAEEIDLTNKYENMGAQLVKEAASKTSDAAGDGTTTATVLTEAIYREGLRNIVAGADPMALCRGIAKAVEAVTEALNKLAKPVKVTAREDLINVAAISANNDRSIGELLAQCFEKVGKDGVITVEEGKSAETNYDLVEGMQFDRGYLSPHFITDQDAMEAVLEKPYILIHEEKISSVTKLVPLLEKIAKAKKPLLIIAEDVEGEALATLVVNKMRGIVEVCAVKAPGYGDRRKAMLQDIAILTGGKCITKDLGIELDAVSIADLGVAKKVRVDNDNTTIIEGAGKTAEIQARCAQIRREIEITTSDYDREKLQERLAKLSGGVAQINVGAATETEMKEKKARIEDALHAVRAAIEEGIVPGGGVALVRCIDALDNVKCNGDEKTGVEVVRKALSAPLKQIAANAGQEPGVVLAKVQAKSGAFGYNAETNAYGDLLKDGVMDPTKVVRAALVNGSSIARLLLSTDCIVAEKPKKDEEKGGPGGMGGGMDDMEGMGDMM; this is encoded by the coding sequence ATGGCTGCGAAACAATTGGCATTTGATGACGAGGCCCGAGCAAGCTTGTTGGCCGGCGTGGAAAAGCTGTCACGGGCGGTCAAGAGCACGTTGGGGCCCCGCGGCCGGAATGCCGTGCTCGACAAAGGTTGGGGCTCGCCGACGGTCACCAAAGATGGCGTGACGGTTGCCGAGGAGATCGACCTGACCAACAAGTACGAAAACATGGGTGCCCAGTTGGTCAAGGAGGCGGCGAGCAAGACCAGTGACGCCGCCGGCGACGGCACCACCACCGCGACCGTACTGACCGAGGCCATTTATCGCGAAGGCTTGCGAAACATCGTGGCCGGGGCCGACCCTATGGCCCTCTGCCGAGGAATCGCCAAGGCCGTCGAGGCGGTTACCGAGGCCCTCAACAAACTGGCCAAGCCGGTCAAGGTCACGGCCCGCGAGGACCTGATCAACGTCGCCGCGATCTCAGCCAACAATGACCGCAGCATCGGAGAATTGCTCGCCCAGTGCTTCGAGAAAGTCGGCAAGGACGGCGTGATCACCGTCGAAGAAGGCAAGAGCGCGGAAACGAACTATGACCTCGTCGAAGGCATGCAGTTTGACCGTGGCTACCTTAGCCCGCACTTCATCACCGACCAGGACGCAATGGAAGCCGTTCTGGAAAAGCCCTACATCCTGATCCACGAGGAGAAGATCTCGAGCGTCACGAAGCTGGTTCCATTGCTCGAGAAGATCGCCAAGGCCAAGAAGCCGCTGCTGATTATCGCAGAGGACGTCGAGGGTGAAGCCTTGGCCACGCTGGTGGTTAACAAGATGCGAGGCATCGTGGAAGTCTGTGCGGTGAAGGCTCCCGGATACGGCGATCGCCGCAAGGCCATGCTCCAGGACATCGCCATTCTCACGGGCGGCAAATGCATCACCAAGGATCTGGGCATTGAACTTGATGCAGTGTCAATTGCCGACCTTGGTGTCGCCAAGAAGGTGCGGGTGGACAACGATAATACGACGATCATTGAGGGCGCCGGCAAGACGGCCGAGATTCAGGCCCGCTGCGCCCAGATTCGCCGCGAGATTGAGATCACCACGAGCGACTACGACCGCGAGAAACTGCAGGAGCGGTTGGCCAAGCTCTCCGGGGGCGTGGCTCAGATCAACGTCGGAGCGGCCACTGAAACGGAGATGAAGGAGAAGAAAGCTCGTATCGAGGATGCCCTCCACGCGGTTCGCGCGGCCATCGAGGAAGGTATCGTGCCGGGCGGCGGCGTGGCCTTGGTTCGTTGTATTGACGCTCTGGACAACGTGAAGTGCAACGGTGACGAGAAAACCGGCGTCGAGGTGGTGCGCAAAGCCCTGTCCGCCCCGCTCAAGCAGATCGCGGCCAACGCCGGCCAGGAGCCGGGCGTGGTACTCGCCAAGGTTCAGGCCAAGAGCGGCGCTTTCGGCTACAACGCTGAAACGAACGCCTACGGCGACCTGCTCAAGGACGGAGTCATGGACCCGACGAAGGTCGTCCGGGCGGCGCTCGTCAATGGCAGCAGTATCGCACGACTGCTGTTGAGCACCGACTGTATCGTCGCCGAGAAGCCCAAGAAGGATGAGGAAAAAGGCGGCCCCGGCGGCATGGGCGGCGGAATGGACGACATGGAGGGCATGGGGGACATGATGTGA
- the groES gene encoding co-chaperone GroES, producing the protein MAKLNIKPLDDRIVVEQCEAEDKTAGGIVLPDTAKEKPQRGKVLATGPGKLLKDGGRGKMSVNVGDEVFYGKYAGSDVEINGKKYVILKESDVLAILE; encoded by the coding sequence ATGGCGAAGCTGAACATCAAGCCTTTGGATGATCGGATCGTGGTCGAGCAGTGTGAGGCCGAGGACAAGACGGCCGGCGGCATTGTCCTGCCGGACACGGCCAAGGAAAAGCCCCAGCGCGGCAAGGTGCTGGCAACGGGGCCGGGCAAGCTGCTCAAGGACGGCGGACGCGGCAAGATGAGCGTAAACGTCGGCGACGAGGTCTTCTACGGCAAGTACGCCGGGTCCGACGTGGAAATCAACGGGAAGAAATACGTGATTCTCAAGGAGAGCGACGTTCTGGCAATCCTGGAGTAG